The following are from one region of the Magallana gigas chromosome 6, xbMagGiga1.1, whole genome shotgun sequence genome:
- the LOC109619100 gene encoding fibropellin-3, which translates to MMVVTWENVAAYHCGPTKNITCSQRNTFQLVLITDGTHAFALYNYNKITWTKSSQVGFNAGDGEHYFSVPGSMTNSVLNLPQMSNIGVPGQFVFRVDQNKISNADTVDECASSPCIHGNCSNEYLYYECICEAGYTGVNCELDIDECQSSPCIHGNCSDHHNHFICHCQAGYTGNNCQTDIDECASSPCLHGNCTDLVNSYLCNCVAGFTGTHCEHDIDECQSSPCFHGDCTDHVNSYSCRCFAGYTGTQCQIG; encoded by the exons ATGATGGTTGTCACGTGGGAAAACGTTGCTGCCTATCATTGTGGTCCAACCAAAAATATAACTTGTTCACAG AGAAATACATTTCAGCTAGTCCTGATTACTGATGGCACGCACGCATTTGCTCTTTATAATTATAACAAGATAACATGGACAAAATCTTCACAG GTAGGGTTTAATGCTGGGGACGGAGAACACTATTTTTCCGTTCCGGGTTCCATGACAAACTCCGTCCTGAATCTTCCACAGATGTCTAATATCGGTGTTCCAGGACAATTTGTGTTTAGAGtggatcaaaataaaatttcgaATGCAG ATACCGTTGACGAATGTGCAAGCTCTCCATGTATACACGGAAACTGTTCTAACGAATACCTTTACTATGAATGCATTTGTGAAGCAGGTTACACGGGAGTCAATTGTGAATTGG ataTTGATGAGTGTCAAAGTTCGCCTTGCATCCATGGCAACTGCTCAGATCATCACAATCATTTTATTTGTCACTGCCAGGCAGGGTACACAGGAAATAACTGCCAAACAG atATTGACGAATGTGCCAGTTCACCTTGTCTTCATGGTAATTGCACAGATCTCGTCAATAGCTACCTCTGCAACTGTGTGGCAGGATTTACTGGAACACACTGTGAACAtg ATATTGATGAATGCCAAAGCTCGCCGTGTTTTCATGGAGACTGCACGGATCATGTCAATTCCTACTCCTGTCGTTGTTTCGCAGGCTACACAGGGACTCAGTGCCAGATTGGTTAG